TATTGCACGGTCAACTGTTAGAGCTTCGTTGTCTTCAGCTTGAGCGAACCAAGATATCAATATTAAAACTGGAAGTAGAAATTTAAACACGCAGACTTCTCCTGAAATATAGTATTTGTATTAAGGAAGCCCTATTTATCAAGATAGATTTGAAAACGAGTGCATTCCTGTGATGTATTTTTAATTGTTAATTAAAAATATACAGCTGATTCTATGGGGATTTTAATTTAGGGCAAGGAATAAAGATTATTTTTCTAAGTGGGCTGGTTGATGAGTAAACTTAACCTTTTAATCTAAGGCTAAGTTTACGGTCTCATCACTGTAAGTTATCGCTAGCAGGTGGATACTCATAATATTGTTATTGCGAATAGGCTCTAATTTCACCAACATTAATATATTGATCTGTCTGCTCTAGACGTATATATCTCGCGTTAACTGCACTAAAGCCTGTATCTGAATCAAAAAACCACCTTGGACTATCATCTAATATGGTTGACCATATTTCATTTCTATCTTGATCTAATACAGACAGTGAAGCGCCGATAGTTCTGTATTGATACCCATTATGTCGATTTTCTAACACGATCGCGCCTAGGTTTTGTTCTGTTTCTAAATCAATTTCGAGCCATTGCAGACCTTGATTTTGAGTGACAGCCATCGTATTCGTTTTACCATCGACTAAGTTACTGGTTGGCCTGCCTTCACTATAAATAGATGAAGCTGTAACGGTTTTATTCAATGCTACATTGATAGGTGCCGCTGGTAAAGGAGGCTGTTCAGGAAGTGTGCCTGGCAGGGTGTCTTCTTTATAAACCGCTAACTCCATAAAAGTTAAATGCTTGTTAGTATTATTTATTTTTATATATCTAACATCATTGCCATTGAAACCACTAATCGTGGAATTAAACACCCATTGGGATTGGTTTACTAACGGTAATGATTTCCACACTTCTATTTTATTTTCATCGAGTAATGATAAAGTAACGCCCTTCGCCCTGCTACTTTTATATGATCTATTATATAGAACAACAGACCCGATATTGGTGGCGGTTTCTAAATCGACTTCTAGCCATTGATCTCGCCCCTTACTTGTTGCCGTATGTTCTGACATCTTACCGTCGGTTAAATAGCTGGCGGGTCTGTTAGTTTCAGCTTGAGATGAAGCGGTTACTGGCTTGTGCAATGCTAAGTTAGTTAAACCAGTAGGTAAAATATAGCTAATCAACTGGTCCTCATCCTGTATATCCGCACTGAGCAGTACTTTTTTATTAAAATCGATGTGTGGCAGCAAATCTATATTAATTTCGTCATTACTTATTGTGGCACTTCTTACTATGCTATTTGTATAAATTAGATCAATATTTTCAAGGGTGTAGATAATGTCATGTGAGTAAGCTTTAAATTTCCCTTCATTATAATACCAATACACTTTGGCATCTTCGAGTGGCATAACATCATCAACTATTTCGTTATTGGCTCTTAAGTCAATCACATAGTTCTGTACATAGTCATCCCAGCCATAAGCCATACCACTGCTATGGCTAAAACCATTGGAGTGTGCGCGCTCGTGAGAAAGAATACGGTATACGCCAATTTGACTTCTATCGGCATTAAACCTAGGTAAAGGCCAGTTGATTGATAGCCAGGTATTACTCGCAACCCCAGCGGACCCTGATTGGTTAACCCTATATTCTAATTGTTCCTCGGTTGTCACGACTCTACGCCATTTATCATAAGCGGATTCAGGTGCCTCACCACGAATATATTTGAAGTAACCAAAATAATCGTGTTTAGTTTGTTTTTTACTGTAAATTTTTCTTAAACCCGTTTGCATCAAGGTATAGCTGTAAATATCTTCATCGGTAGCATCATCCGTATATCTAGACACATTTGGTTGATACAAAGTCACAGGGTCTAGAAAAACCACTACATCAGTTTGGCTTAGTTCGTCGAGTGCAACATCGATCGAATGAAACGGTAAAATAGTTTGTGAAATGGATCTAGGCGTATCATTAATAAGTACAGCTAATTGCGTTAAACTACGCGGCGTTGAGTTGTTAATACGCAAAAATGGAGTCGGATGAATTGTAGTGTCGGTAATAATATCGACTGTAATGTCTGAAAATTTATATCCGTTTCGGGCAGTGAAAATTTCACGATTAGATAATGTCTTAAAGCTTACTGAGTCAATAACTTGGGTGTTTATTTCTCCTGCAACATCAAGCTTATTGGCTGAGTTAGCTAAGGCATCAAAACAGAAGAGTGGTAAGGTCAGTAACAGAGTTCCTACTTCAAATTTTCTCATCATTAAATTCCCTTTTTTATGATACAAATTAGTGACGTTTATATCGTCATGTATTCATATGGTAGTACCTATTATTGGATGTGGTTGTGTATTACTTCTAATTCACTAAAATAGAGATGCCTTCCCGTTGGTTTGTGATTTGTGTCACTTTAGTAGTACCTAACAGCGTGAAATATCTCTTTACTTATATAAGTCGTAGACATAAAAATTAGAAATTTAATTCGTGTTAAATTATAACCAGGTGGCATGTAAAAGTATTAAACTACAAGGGTTTACGTAGCAGTGTTGATGTTTTAGCTATTTTTATAAATCGATATAAATCACATTTCAATTTTTATAATGGCAAGGTATTTTACATTTTCAGGATATTGAAAGGCAAGCGTAAGCTTATTTTATTGTTAGTTTTACTGTAATCGAACTGAATAAAGGACGCGATTATGGCATTACTCATCACTTACTCAATGATTGTCTAATCTAGTATTACTTTAAAGTATGGCTTACTGGTTTTGCAGATTGTAAGTTCGCGTTTACAGAACGTTTACAGAGTATTACACTGCTTTACGATGCTTTATATTTCATGTATATCAATGACTTAGATTTTCCATGAATTAGTTCCACCTCGGATGGGTTAAACAGGGGTTAGTACCAAAAAGACGATTTTGTGATTTTACTGTATGGTGCCCTTTTTTTATAAAATCTTATTGGTTTATTTTATGACTTTAAAACGAGTATTAGTGGCAGGTGTATTGGTATCATCTTTATTTGGTTGTGGTAGCAGTGGTAGCAGTGGTAGCAGTGGTAGCAGTGGTACCAGTGATAGTAGCAGTAGCAGTAGCAGCAGCAGTGGTACCAGTGATAGCAGTAGCAGCAGTGGTGCTGAGGTTGTGACTCTAACTCAAGTAATTGATATTTCTTCTACGGGTTCAGCCTTTGCTGCATTAAGAAGTGATGGGTCTGTAGTGACTTGGGGGAGTAGTGAATCTGGCGGAGATTCATCCTCTGTAGATGCCTCTGAGCTAACAAATGTTAAATCTATTTTCTCTAGCCAAGGCGGGGTTTTTGCCGCGTTAAAGAATGATGGCAGAGTTGTTACTTGGGGGCACGATAGGGCTGGTGGTGATTCATCTTCTGTAGATGCTGATGAGTTAACGAATGTGAAATCTATTTTCTCTAATTATTGGGCTTTTGCCGCGTTAAAGAATGATGGCAGTGTTGTTACTTGGGGGCACGATATGGCTGGTGGTGATTCATCCTATGTAGATTTAACAAATGTGAAATCTATTTTTTCGACTGGACTTGCTTTTGCAGCATTAAAAAATAATGGCTCTGTCGTTACTTGGGGAGATGATAATGCCGGCAGTAATTCTTCCTCTGTTGCTGATGAGTTAAGTGCAGGTGTGAAATCTATTTTCTTTAACGGAGCCGCTTTTGCCGCATTAAAAGATGATGGTTCTGTGGTGACTTGGGGTCATAAAGACTTCGGTAGTAATTCAGAAGAGGTAAAAGCTAAGCTAACAAATGTGAAATCTATTTCTTCTACTGATAGAGCCTTTGCAGCGTTAAGAAAAGATGGCTCTGTGGTGACTTGGGGCGAGCGAAGTCAAGGTGGTAATTCAACCTCTGTCGCTAATAAGTTAAAAGATGTGCAATTTATTTTCTCTAACGAGAGTGCCTTTGCAGCGTTAAGAAAAGACGGCTCAGTGGTTACTTGGGGTGATAAAGAGAGTGGAGGTGATCTTGATGCCGATGAGTTAACGAATGTGAAATCTATTTTCTCTAATGATTGGGCTTTTGCGGCAATAAAAGAAGATGGAACCGTGGTAACTTGGGGTAATGATGAGCGTGGAGGTAATTCTTCTTCTGTAGATTTAACGAATGTGAAATCTATTTTCTCTACTGGTAGAGCCTTTGCGGCAATAAAAGAAGATGGCTCAGTCGTGGCTTGGGGTGATGATGAGCGTGGAGGTTGTTCTGATGCACCTTTAACGAATGTGAAATCGATTTTCTCTACTCAGGGTGCCTTTGCAGCGTTAAAAAATGATGGCTCAGTGGTTACTTGGGGTGATCAGGATTTCGGCGGTGATTCTAGCGGTGTTATAGAAGCGCTAAATTCTAAGTCTTAATATAGTATTTGGTTTTATTTGTATTGAAACTGTAAATAAAAGACCTCCTTACAGGAGGTCTTTTATATTAAATGACTTCTTTTATTTTAACTATTTTTTACCACCAAAAAGCCTGACGACTAGTACAAAAAACATAGGTACAAATAGTGTCCCTATGAATGTTGAAACCAGCATACCACCAAGTACAGCAGTACCAATTGAGTGCTGAGCAACAGAACCAACTCCAGAAGCAATAACCAGTGGTACAACCCCTAAACCAAATGCCATTGACGTCATAATAATCGGTCTTAATCTTAATTTAACCGCTTGCGCAACTGACGCAATCAGATCGCCATTTTCTTCATACTGTTGTTTCGCAAATTCAACAATCAAAATCGCATTTTTTGCCGTTAATGCCATTGTCGTTATAATGGCAACTTTGAAGAATAAGTCATCATTAATTCCCCTTAGCCATATTGCAACAAAAGCACCTAATACACCAAAAGGCACCGCTAATATAACTGAAAAAGGAATAGTCCAACTTTCATATAGCGCTGCTAATACAAGAAATACAAATAATCCAGAGAGTGCATAAAGCCATATAGTTAAAGAACCAGACTCTTTTTCTTCTAAAGCACTCCCTGTCCATTGGACATCATAGCCAGGTGGTAATTGAGCAAGTATATCTTCAACCGCATTAATTGCCTCTCCGGAACTATATCCATTACCAACCTGAGTTGATATTTCAAGTGCTAATTTACCATTAAAATTAACATAGGTTGATAGTGCACTGGTAAACTTACCTGACGTAAACTCTTTAAAGGAAACCATTTCACCAAGGGTGTTTTTAACGTACCACTGCATGAGTCCATCGGGGTCCATTCTATAATCATTTTCACCCATTACAATAACAGGACGTATTTGATTATGATCTAGATAGTCATTCACTCTCAAGCTAGCTTGTACAATATTAATCGTTGAATCAATACGACTTATCGGAATATTTAATGCGTTCAACTTATCTTGATCTAGAGTTATTTGATAAATATTATCTTTTTGGTCTCCACCACTACTCACTCGTAGTTCCTGAAGCGCAGGATAATTAGCAGCCAGGTCAAAAAATTGCTGTTTAGCATCCAGCAATCTGTCTGGCCCTTGCCCACTAGAATCAACTAATGCGAACTCAACACCATCAGATGATCCACCAAGGTCAAGTTCTGGGAGGGTAAATGCAAAAACATTGGCATTTTTAATCGATGCACCAAATGTCATAATCCGTTGTACTACAGACTCCGCTTTTAGATCATCAGAGTTTCGCTGCTTAATATCTTTGAGCTTGATATAGGCTAATGCAGAAGTTCCATTAAATCCCGTTAAATCCCCGAAGTCGGCTACCGCTGGATCTTGAGAAATGAATTGTCCCAGTTTTGCTGATACTTCTCGCGCTTGTGCTATCGTGGTGTTCGGTTTCATATTACCAATAGTAATAATGGTATCCGATTCTTCATTTTCGATGAGCGTACTTGGTATCGTATTAGCAAAATAAGCACTGAGTCCGATACACAATAAAAATAATAATGAAAAAACAGCACTACGTTTAATAATTGTAATAGTCATTGCTTCATATTTTTTGCTTAACGTATTAAATCCTTTATTAAACCAACCGAAAAACCCTTTGCTATGATCACCTGTTGATGGTTTTAGTAAAGTTGCACACAATACGGGGGTCAATGTCATCGCAACAACCACGGATAAAAGCATCGCTGTTATCAACGTGATTGAAAATTGCTGAAAAATAACCCCGACACTACCGGGCATAAAGGCCATCGGCATAAATACGGCAGAAATAGATAAACCAATACCGATTAATGCTGAGGATATCTCGTCCATTGATTGTTTCGTTGCTTGATATGGTGTTAGCTGTTGTTCATGCATCAAACGTTCTACGTTTTCAACAACGACAATAGCATCATCAACTAACAAACCAATCGCAAGTATTAATGCATACATGGTAAAAGTGTTTATTGAGAAGCCCAATAAATAAATAATTGATAAAGTACCAAGTAATACGATTGGTACGGCAATCGATGGAATTAACGTTGCTCTTACACTTTGTAAGAAGAGGTACATTACTAGAAAAACTAAAACGACGGCTTCAACTAAGGTACTTAATACATTACCTAATTGCGCTTTAATTTTAGGCGAGTTCTGTTTAAGGAATGTAAGCTCCATTCCTTGGGGCAATTGAGGTTGTAACCGTTCGACTAAGGCCTTAAGTTTAGCCTCCATATCTATAATATTGGTCCCATTTTCAGGATAAACCATCACGACACCCATAGGTTTACCCTTAGGTGTTGCTTTTCTAAATAAACGGAGCTGGTTAATATAATTATCATAACCAACTTCGATACGGGCCACATCTTTAAGTTTTACTTGCCCACCTTTCTTATCATTTTTAACGACGATATTACCGAATTCAGCAGGCGTTTTTAATAAATTCCGAACATTCACTTTTATGAGTAACTGTTGATCTTTCTTTGTTGGTGACTCACCAAAATAACCCGATGCAACTTGGCTATTCTGTGTTTGTATATGGGACACAATATCAGATGGAGATAATTTGAAACGAGCAAGTTTTAAAGGGTCTAACCAAATGCGCATTGCATGCTTAGGAGATACTCCATGTACACGGGCAACACCCGGTACCCGACTAATATCGTCGATGAGCACTGTATTGATGTACTTACCAATATCACCATAGCTATTTTCTGTGGTTGATGTTAATGCTAATAGAGTAGAAAAAGATTTACCCGTTTGACTAACATTAATCCCTTCACTTCTGACACTATCAGGTAGCTGATAGGTAATACCCTGGACTTTATTCTGTATGTCCATATAGGCTTTTTCAGGCTCAACGCCAACGTTAAAATAAACTGCAATGTTTACATTACCATCGTTAGTAGAGGAGGAACTAAAATATCGCATTCCCTCAATACCCGTTAAGTTCTGCTCTATTTTTGACGTGACACTATTTTTAACCGCATCCGCAGAAGCACCGCGATATTGGGTTGATATAGTGATAACTGGCGGGTTTAGTGACGGATAAAGAGTAACCGCCAGCTTATTAAAGGCTAATAGGCCAAGTAACATTATAAGTATGGAAATAACCCAAGCAAATACCGGTCTGTCTAAGAAAAAACGTGCCATTATTTAGCCTCTTCTTTTTCTATTGTGGCTGTATTTTTGGGTAGTTCACTAATAATCACTTTTGAGCCGGGCCTAATTTTGACAAGGCCATTCACAATCACTTTATCATTTTCTTTCAATCCCGATGTTACCCGCCAATGATTATTGAACGATTGCGCGACACTAATTACTCGCTGTTCAGCTTCGGATGCATCGTTAACAATATACACTGCTGGTCGGCTCTGAGAATCAAAAAATACTGCTTTCTGTGGCACTAAAATCGCTTTGGGATCTGTACCAACATTTAATAATGTATGGACAAACATGCCTGGAAGAATATTTTTATCGGCGTTATCAAACTTCGCTTTTAAGTGCACAGTACCTGTATTTTGATCGACGAATATATCAGAAAAAAGTAGCACTCCTTTTTCCATATAAGGGGTACCATCACTGAGCACAATGTCAACTGTGGCATTTTTATTTAATTTTAATTTACCACTCGCAATCTCGCGCTTAAACTTTAAAAATTCATCACTCGATTGACTCATTGTTACTTTAATTGGATCGATTTGTTGAATAATAGCTAAGGGTTGTGCCTGATTAAGCTGAACTAGTGCCCCTTCAGTAAAATAAGATTCCCCAATAATGCCTGATATTGGCGCTTTAACGTGCGTATAAGCAAGCTGTATTTGTGATCTATTCACATTGGCTTTTTGTACATCAACATTTGCCTGCGATTTTTTATAATTAAGTAATGCTGAATCGTAATCTTTTTTACTTGTGACGCTTTTCGTTAGCAACAACTTTTGCCGCTTGTATTCATTGAACGCAGTGTTCATCGATGCGGTCGCACTTTCTAAATTAGCATTTGCACTGGTTAATTCAGCTTGATAAATATCGGAGCGAATAGTATATAAAGAATCACCTGCTGTGACCTTACCACCTTCTTTAAAGTTCACAGATTCAATAATACCGCCAATTTGAGGACGAACTTCAGAAATTTTATTCGCTTGGCTACGACCCGGTAATTGAACTAGAATAGCTTGCTCTGTCGGCTTAATTGTAATGATATCGACCGCGATAGGTGGCGGTGCAGACTGATCCGGAGATCGTGTCTTATCATCGCAGCCTAAAACAAAAATGCTAAGCACTAACGCTGCTAATAGGTTACGCGTTTTAGTCACTATGTACTCCAGTTATTTTTTATTATGTATTAAATTACGAGGTTGAAAATGAGCGGTAAACGATTAAACCTGCTACAGCGGTATCCATACCTTCAAGGCTGGTTGGATAGTATTAAAGGCAATTAGTTCAGGAGCGGATAGAATTTAGTACCTTAGTTAGGTAATAACGTAAGGTTTAAGGTTAAGTATACCTAAATGATAAAAAGCCAATAAACAGGAGTCATTATATCCTCAATATCTATTGGCTTTGTATTGGCTTTGTATTGGTTTTGTATTGTTTTGTAAACTAATCGTAGATTAGATTAACCGATTATTTAGCGGCTAAATAATCCAATACTACTTGGTGATGGTCTTTAGTCTTAAATTTGCTGTAGTCACCTTCTAATGGCACAGCTTTTAGCGATGCAGAAGTGAATACATGTTCAATAACACCTTGTTCATCGATTAAGAAAGACAGACGGTGAATACCATCAAATTCTTTACCCATGAATTTTTTCAGGCCCCAGATGCCGAACTCGTCTGCGACTGCATGGTCTGGATCTGAAAGTAGACTAAAGTTTAATTCATCACGAACACTGAATTTAGTTAGGCGAACCACTTCATCTGGACTAATGCCAACGACTTCTACATTTAACGCCGTTAATGCTGTGATATGATCACGTATCTTTTGCGCTTGTGTTGTGCAACCCGGTGTCATTGCTTTTGGATAGAAATAAGCTAGGACTTTTTTGCCTGCGAATGAATCAAGAGAAATGCTTTCATTATGTTGGTTGATCAGAGTAAACGATGGTGCTTTATCACCAGACTTTAAAGTTTGCATGAATATGAGTCCTAACTATTAATAAATCGTATGTGGCTATTGTGCGGGAGTTTTTGCATCTCGACAAGGGGCTATTGGCAATCGACATTAGCGTATTAATAAAACAGTGATAAATATTATTTAATGAGGTAACAGTGCAAACATTGACGCAATTGTGGACTCTGCTTAATCGTTTGAACCGGTTTAGTTTTAAAGTTAACGCTGACAATGAATCCGTTACGGGTTGGCAAGGTGAAGGGCAGGGCTTAATTAAACGCCGCAGTAGTGGTGAAACAGAACCGAGCAAGCCTGAATCGGGTGCCATTGTTGAAACTATCGAGCGTGGCGATTACTACGTATCAGCCGATCGTAAAGTACCCATGCACAATCAATATTTGTGGCAATTCGAGGGCGACTATATTCGGTTAACCCATTTACGATTTGGCTGGGATAAACCGGTATTTTTGTTTGATATTATTGAAAATGGCCAAGGTGAATTAGTCACGCGTCAGTCACATCAATGCGCGGCAGATAATTACGATGCCTCGTTTGCATTATCCCCAGACAGTCTTGTGATGCAGTGGCGTATTCAGGGGCCTAAGAAGCGTGAAGTTTTAGATTATATTTATTCGGTATAATGTTCATTCTCGCGTTAGCTTTTTATTGTTTAGATCTATAATCATGTGTTTAAAACATACTCTATTTATAATGTAACTACTTGTTAGGTTTCATGAACTAAAAAATTATAAAATCCAATCCAATTACAATCGCACCTCCAAAGTGGTACGAGCTCTTTATGAGATGAATTTTACCGCTACCGCATCACTAAATAACAATGTATTAATAATAAGGTTTTGTATTTATACGGTTTTTTATTTTTAATTAACAGCATTGTAAATGGAGTTTATAATGAAAAAATATTTCTTGTTAATTGTTGTAGGTTTGATGGCTATCGGATTTGCTCAGGCAGACGGTATAGCATCAAAAAGCCAATTATCTATAGTCAATACTCAGCATCCACAGTTATCACAGATGCAGGATGTAACCGAACGTCCCCCAATGACATTACCTGAGCTGACAACCTATCCTCGCCTAAAGCGGTTTACTATGTTGTCGGATGCAGCAATACCAAATATTAATGAAAGTTGTTCCGTAACTGAATTTAGCAGCCGAACAGGCAGGAGTTTGAGCGATTACGTGACTGGGATTTCCAGCGACTGTATTAATAAACAATTTTCTGTAACTGACTCCGATGCAGCCAATATTTTTAATGAAAATAATATGCTCACAATTATGAATTCTTTCCGTTCAGCGAGTAGCTGTTACAAGGGCAATAACGATAATAACATTCTTAATTTAGTGATGTTCTTAAGGGCAGGTTACTACGTTCAATATTATCAACGTGATGCTGTAGGTGAGTACTCTGATGCTATTAAACAGTCGTCTTTGAGCGCATTAGATGAATTTTTCAAAAATGAACATTTTACTGATGTAACAGATGAACATGGTAAAGTGCTTTCTGAAGTATTAACACTGGTGGACAGTTCCGGTCACAATGCCGATTTTATTGATATTGTGAAAGATATATTGGTACGTTTTGATAATAGCTGGAATGATTCACGTAATATGAGTGCGTCGATTAACTCGGTATTTACTGTCCTATGGCGGGGCCAATGGACAGATGATTTTGCTGAACACCTTGCAAGAGATAGTAGTATTGTCGATACCCTCAAAGTGTTTATTGATAAACAGGACTATCTTATCGGCACCGATCATGAGTATTTAGTCAATAATGCGACTAAAGAGCTAGGGCGGATGCTTAAGT
This Moritella sp. 5 DNA region includes the following protein-coding sequences:
- a CDS encoding discoidin domain-containing protein encodes the protein MMRKFEVGTLLLTLPLFCFDALANSANKLDVAGEINTQVIDSVSFKTLSNREIFTARNGYKFSDITVDIITDTTIHPTPFLRINNSTPRSLTQLAVLINDTPRSISQTILPFHSIDVALDELSQTDVVVFLDPVTLYQPNVSRYTDDATDEDIYSYTLMQTGLRKIYSKKQTKHDYFGYFKYIRGEAPESAYDKWRRVVTTEEQLEYRVNQSGSAGVASNTWLSINWPLPRFNADRSQIGVYRILSHERAHSNGFSHSSGMAYGWDDYVQNYVIDLRANNEIVDDVMPLEDAKVYWYYNEGKFKAYSHDIIYTLENIDLIYTNSIVRSATISNDEINIDLLPHIDFNKKVLLSADIQDEDQLISYILPTGLTNLALHKPVTASSQAETNRPASYLTDGKMSEHTATSKGRDQWLEVDLETATNIGSVVLYNRSYKSSRAKGVTLSLLDENKIEVWKSLPLVNQSQWVFNSTISGFNGNDVRYIKINNTNKHLTFMELAVYKEDTLPGTLPEQPPLPAAPINVALNKTVTASSIYSEGRPTSNLVDGKTNTMAVTQNQGLQWLEIDLETEQNLGAIVLENRHNGYQYRTIGASLSVLDQDRNEIWSTILDDSPRWFFDSDTGFSAVNARYIRLEQTDQYINVGEIRAYSQ
- a CDS encoding efflux RND transporter permease subunit, with protein sequence MARFFLDRPVFAWVISILIMLLGLLAFNKLAVTLYPSLNPPVITISTQYRGASADAVKNSVTSKIEQNLTGIEGMRYFSSSSTNDGNVNIAVYFNVGVEPEKAYMDIQNKVQGITYQLPDSVRSEGINVSQTGKSFSTLLALTSTTENSYGDIGKYINTVLIDDISRVPGVARVHGVSPKHAMRIWLDPLKLARFKLSPSDIVSHIQTQNSQVASGYFGESPTKKDQQLLIKVNVRNLLKTPAEFGNIVVKNDKKGGQVKLKDVARIEVGYDNYINQLRLFRKATPKGKPMGVVMVYPENGTNIIDMEAKLKALVERLQPQLPQGMELTFLKQNSPKIKAQLGNVLSTLVEAVVLVFLVMYLFLQSVRATLIPSIAVPIVLLGTLSIIYLLGFSINTFTMYALILAIGLLVDDAIVVVENVERLMHEQQLTPYQATKQSMDEISSALIGIGLSISAVFMPMAFMPGSVGVIFQQFSITLITAMLLSVVVAMTLTPVLCATLLKPSTGDHSKGFFGWFNKGFNTLSKKYEAMTITIIKRSAVFSLLFLLCIGLSAYFANTIPSTLIENEESDTIITIGNMKPNTTIAQAREVSAKLGQFISQDPAVADFGDLTGFNGTSALAYIKLKDIKQRNSDDLKAESVVQRIMTFGASIKNANVFAFTLPELDLGGSSDGVEFALVDSSGQGPDRLLDAKQQFFDLAANYPALQELRVSSGGDQKDNIYQITLDQDKLNALNIPISRIDSTINIVQASLRVNDYLDHNQIRPVIVMGENDYRMDPDGLMQWYVKNTLGEMVSFKEFTSGKFTSALSTYVNFNGKLALEISTQVGNGYSSGEAINAVEDILAQLPPGYDVQWTGSALEEKESGSLTIWLYALSGLFVFLVLAALYESWTIPFSVILAVPFGVLGAFVAIWLRGINDDLFFKVAIITTMALTAKNAILIVEFAKQQYEENGDLIASVAQAVKLRLRPIIMTSMAFGLGVVPLVIASGVGSVAQHSIGTAVLGGMLVSTFIGTLFVPMFFVLVVRLFGGKK
- a CDS encoding efflux RND transporter periplasmic adaptor subunit translates to MTKTRNLLAALVLSIFVLGCDDKTRSPDQSAPPPIAVDIITIKPTEQAILVQLPGRSQANKISEVRPQIGGIIESVNFKEGGKVTAGDSLYTIRSDIYQAELTSANANLESATASMNTAFNEYKRQKLLLTKSVTSKKDYDSALLNYKKSQANVDVQKANVNRSQIQLAYTHVKAPISGIIGESYFTEGALVQLNQAQPLAIIQQIDPIKVTMSQSSDEFLKFKREIASGKLKLNKNATVDIVLSDGTPYMEKGVLLFSDIFVDQNTGTVHLKAKFDNADKNILPGMFVHTLLNVGTDPKAILVPQKAVFFDSQSRPAVYIVNDASEAEQRVISVAQSFNNHWRVTSGLKENDKVIVNGLVKIRPGSKVIISELPKNTATIEKEEAK
- the bcp gene encoding thioredoxin-dependent thiol peroxidase, with product MQTLKSGDKAPSFTLINQHNESISLDSFAGKKVLAYFYPKAMTPGCTTQAQKIRDHITALTALNVEVVGISPDEVVRLTKFSVRDELNFSLLSDPDHAVADEFGIWGLKKFMGKEFDGIHRLSFLIDEQGVIEHVFTSASLKAVPLEGDYSKFKTKDHHQVVLDYLAAK
- a CDS encoding DUF6314 family protein, with translation MQTLTQLWTLLNRLNRFSFKVNADNESVTGWQGEGQGLIKRRSSGETEPSKPESGAIVETIERGDYYVSADRKVPMHNQYLWQFEGDYIRLTHLRFGWDKPVFLFDIIENGQGELVTRQSHQCAADNYDASFALSPDSLVMQWRIQGPKKREVLDYIYSV